TAGTGCATTCCTGTATGCGCTATTGGAATGAATGTCATTCCATGACTTTTTTCCGGGACAAAAGAGGGAATGTTGAGATGAGATGCCACCAATTAATGCTTCTTGCTGTCGTATTACTTACTGCTACTGGCGGGCAAGCCTATGCTGACGTCGTCACGTTCGATCTGGAGTGGTCGCCTGAGTATGGAACGGCGACAGCGACGGGATACATTACCATCGATACGGGTGATCTTCCCAATCCTGGAGCTATGAATAGTCCGAACACCATGCCAACATGGGTGAAGGATATCCAGATGACTGTGGAGAATTCGGCCGTCAGGAACGGTACCTATGTCTTCAGCGATTTTCGTGGGATCAGTTGGGATACCGAAGGAGGCACTTTGGACCTAACAAAAGAACTTGTGGGACAGCCAACTTCTTGGCGACCTTGGGGAAGTAGTTCCACATTCGATTCCGGTGACTTTAGTCTTTGGACAATTAATCCAGACGTGCCTGAAGCATATGAGCCGTTTCAAATGCTGCAGTTCAATTCAACCGCAACCGAGATCTTGATGTTGACCAAGTTTACGCCCCAACATGTGCCAGAGCCGACATCGATTGCTCTTTTCGGAATTGGCGCGGCTGGCCTTAGTATCGCAAGATGCATTCGAAGGAAAAATGCAATCTGAATGTTGCCCTACGTCTTCTGCGACCAACTTCCAAAACTAGTGGGAGTTGAATTATCGTAATATCCCATGGGCGATACAAAACGGTATTTGAATGAATCGAAGCTTTAGCGGCGACGATTAGACGTATTCCCGGAGATTCGATCGAATGCCCACGAGAGATATTATTTATCGCTGCTGGGATTAAAGCAGTAAGTGCCTCCTGGCTGATCACGCGATTCCGGCCCAGTCAATTAGGCTTGCTTCGGGTGAAGGCATTCGGTTAA
The genomic region above belongs to Blastopirellula marina and contains:
- a CDS encoding PEP-CTERM sorting domain-containing protein; protein product: MRCHQLMLLAVVLLTATGGQAYADVVTFDLEWSPEYGTATATGYITIDTGDLPNPGAMNSPNTMPTWVKDIQMTVENSAVRNGTYVFSDFRGISWDTEGGTLDLTKELVGQPTSWRPWGSSSTFDSGDFSLWTINPDVPEAYEPFQMLQFNSTATEILMLTKFTPQHVPEPTSIALFGIGAAGLSIARCIRRKNAI